One genomic segment of Gossypium arboreum isolate Shixiya-1 chromosome 3, ASM2569848v2, whole genome shotgun sequence includes these proteins:
- the LOC128290238 gene encoding uncharacterized protein LOC128290238: MDSSPALSPFIADRNCEKRLEVQTREKIKKKKRRDCEYQTESDSLYTTRADDDWFVDTCRVKRARCMKERDDGPRWGGVDGCDTWWWPAGGGRLTLTSTTALLASGGYFVG; this comes from the exons ATGGACAGTTCACCTGCTTTGTCGCCTTTTATTGCCGACCGAAACTGTGAGAAACGAC TTGAAGTACAAACAAgagaaaagataaaaaaaaaaaaaagaagggactgTGAGTATCAAACTGAAAGCGATTCCCTTTATACAACACGTGCGGATGACGACTGGTTTGTCGATACGTGTAGGGTAAAAAGGGCAAGGTGCATGAAGGAGAGGGACGATGGCCCGAGATGGGGTGGAGTGGACGGCTGCGACACTTGGTGGTGGCCTGCTGGTGGGGGCCGGCTAACTCTTACTTCAACTACTGCTCTGCTCGCTTCTGGTGGGTATTTCGTTGGTTAG